One window of the Mytilus galloprovincialis chromosome 14, xbMytGall1.hap1.1, whole genome shotgun sequence genome contains the following:
- the LOC143058799 gene encoding uncharacterized protein LOC143058799: protein MVVLTHKDQVKANDVEKRRYEIFAEIDKMFQQTPLGKHLVIEDKIFVNAKDKKDKEMEKIKEVIICESENQPTWGELLPKCFIPLELEFASLIKRNIPLITLEHLKKINSLQPIRPLSEDELKVFLKFQHSIGKLLYFVELKLDDRIILSPTLLIDAFKSIVTDRRFCKGDRNREEIWDAMGMKGVVLKQAIHEVWKRKKYAKFNKEKYYLLAVMTHLDILVEPKRYDFSRMRIPADFYYVASMVRAVDDSGYLQSAGITTRNIALAFQSSSLMIPPALSFRFISYCLSVWSVKTYGQTKRDMLFHRSGVFTIDPSLDMYILCEDDRITVRLVHARTNALIMRDLASSINECLASALEKISQLYIRTSSDQSHTCDAYFMTSVCCSSPDKPCIISFERLAHVSNIWRCPSHGIEHPIHMIKSWIQGQHDEDRCEPGCPVTNEEFLKELPSDLHLRRLSLMYNSNDVRELAIHFGVSATDVDNTVDTGDPKIWNLEVIRQCRDSHAVTFKELKNAIEAAGKGNIHTLCKIVRGDFIDFDMEPEKWDVVPTEEHIDRLVPLVGNKSLPFLIELGMDFHTWERISHRQNERDLVRLNKDILEEWCKKFCRIHSLKPTLRAIAQSFSNIGKHVKIVENALLDLF from the exons ATGGTGGTTTTAACGCACAAAGATCAGGTTAAAGCT aATGATGTTGAAAAGAGACGATATGAAATATTTGCAGAAATCGACAAGATGTTTCAACAAACGCCATTAGGAAAGCATTTGGTGATTGAggataaaatatttgtcaatgctAAAGACAAAAAGGACAAAGAAATGGAGAAGATAAAGGAAGTTATCATATGCGAATCAGAGAATCAACCAACATGGGGTGAACTTCTTCCTAAATGCTTTATCCCTTTAGAGTTAGAATTTGCATCGCTGATTAAACGCAACATTCCGTTGATTACACTAGAGcatctaaagaaaataaactcattacaGCCTATTAGACCGTTATCCGAAGATGAGTTGAAGGTTTTTCTGAAATTTCAACATTCAATAGGCAAGTTACTGTACTTTGTTGAACTTAAATTGGACGACCGTATTATTTTGTCACCAACCCTTCTCATCGATGCATTTAAATCAATTGTAACAGACAGGCGCTTTTGTAAAGGAGACAGAAACAGAGAAGAAATATGGGATGCAATGGGGATGAAAGGGGTGGTATTAAAACAAGCAATACACGAAGTTTGGAAGAGAAAGAAATATGCcaaattcaacaaagaaaaatattatcTGCTTGCTGTCATGACTCATCTGGATATATTGGTAGAACCAAAACGATACGATTTTAGCCGAATGCGTATACCTGCCGACTTCTACTATGTTGCAAGTATGGTACGAGCTGTAGATGATTCTGGATACCTTCAATCAGCTGGCATCACAACAAGAAATATCGCTTTAGCCTTTCAATCGTCATCATTGATGATACCTCCTGCATTATCCTTCCGATTTATAAGTTACTGCTTATCTGTTTGGTCTGTGAAGACATATGGACAGACCAAAAGGGACATGCTGTTCCACAGGTCAGGAGTGTTCACGATTGATCCTTCCTTGGATATGTACATTCTTTGTGAAGATGACAGGATAACTGTCCGTCTTGTTCATGCCAGAACAAACGCACTCATAATGAGGGATCTAGCTTCCAGCATCAATGAATGTTTAGCATCTGCCTTGGAGAAAATAAGTCAGTTGTATATCAGAACAAGTAGCGATCAGAGTCATACTTGTGATGCATACTTTATGACCAGTGTGTGCTGTAGTTCACCAGATAAGCCATGCATAATATCATTTGAACGTCTTGCACATGTGAGCAACATCTGGAGATGTCCTTCTCATGGCATTGAACACCCAATACACATGATCAAATCTTGGATACAAGGACAG CACGACGAAGACAGATGTGAACCGGGGTGTCCAG TTACAAATGAAGAGTTTTTGAAAGAGTTACCATCAGATCTACATTTACGTCGGTTGTCATTAATGTACAACAGTAATGACGTCAGAGAACTGGCAATACATTTTGGAGTGTCGGCAACAGACGTTGATAACACAGTAGATACAGGGGATCCAAAGATATGGAATTTAGAAGTTATTCGACAATGCAGGGATAGTCATGCGGTGACAtttaaagaattgaaaaatgCAATTGAAGCAGCTGGAAAAGGAAACATCCATACACTTTGCAAG ATTGTGAGAGgtgattttattgattttg ACATGGAGCCAGAGAAGTGGGATGTAGTACCTACAGAGGAACACATTGACAGACTGGTTCCATTAGTTGGAAACAAATCTCTCCCATTCCTGATCGAACTGGGCATGGATTTCCATACCTGGGAGCGGATAAGCCACAGGCAAAATGAACGAGATTTGGTACGACTGAATAAGGATATTTTAGAAGAATGGTGCAAGAAGTTCTGTCGGATACACAGTCTAAAACCAACCTTGAGGGCCATTGCTCAGTCATTTAGTAACATAGGCAAACATGTTAAAATTGTGGAAAATGCGTTACTAGATTTGTTTTGA